In the Armatimonas rosea genome, CCACTGTGAGGGCTTCGCGGATGGAGCAAAGATCGGGGAGCACACGGGGCTCTGGGATGCCTTTGCCTGGGAGCTTCCCGCCGGCGCACGCGAGCTGACCCTCAAGGTGGAGAAGCCCGGCAACGAGCGCTTTCCGGTCAAACAAACCCTCGCGGGCTTTCTTCCCTATGTCTGGGGAACCTGGGGCGGCCCCTGGCAAGATGTCCGAGTCCGCGCCACCGGCCCCGCACGCATCCAGTCGGTGTTTGCGTTGGGGGAGTTGTCGGGGCGGCTCAGTGGCGATATTGAGCTGGATGTCGCGCCGGGAGCCGCGGCGACCTTGGAGCTTCGCCTGAGCGATGCGGAAGGCAAAGTGGTAGTGGGCCGCACTCTGCAGGCCTCAGGCTCGGGGAAGGTGCCTTTTGAGCTGCAGCTCGCCAAGCCGCAGCTCTGGAGCCCGGAGTCGCCGACTTGTTATCTCCTGACGGTTGTTGTGGGAGTGGGGGGGCGCCTCTCGGACCAGCAGACACGCACGGTGGGCTTTCGCAAGCTACAAGTCGAGGGTGACCGTATCCTGCTCAACGACCAGCCGATCTACTTCCGCGCTCCGCTCTCCTGGGGCTGGTACGAGCAGAGCATGGCACCCAACCCTCCGCTGGAGGTCTTTGAGCAGGAGCTCAAGAAGCTCAAGGCCCTGGGCTTTAACGGGATGAAGCTCTGTCTCTGGATTCCCCCCCGCCGCTACTTCGAGCTGGCGGACCGCCTGGGAGTCCTGCTCTGGGTGGAGCTGCCGCTCTGGCTCCCGGAGAAGAGCGCGTTTTTCACGCAGCAGACCCCGGGCGAGTACGAGCGGATCGTGCGGCAGATCGGGGATCACCCCTCGATCGTGCTCTGGACGATCGGCTGTGAGCTGGGGGAGGGGCTGGACACGGCGTTTCAGGGAAAGCTCTATGCCCAGGTGAAGAAGCAGACCGGCTCGACCCTGGTGCGGGACAACTCGGGCTCGGCGGAGTGCTACGGCGGCCCGCTCCCCGAGCACGCCGACTACTGGGACTTTCACCTCTACTGTGACCTGCCCTTCGCCCGCACTACTTTCGACGCCTTCGCGCCCCGCTGGCGCGAGCGCCAGCCCTTTCTCTTTGGCGAGTTCGCCGACCAGGACGCGCTCCGGGACCTGCCCGCGATCCTCAAGCGGGATAAAACTCCGCCCTGGTGGACCCTGAGCGATCCCCAGAGAAACCCCAAGGGAGTCCGCTGGGAGTATGCGGTCACCGAGCAGCGCAAGGCACTGGAGGAGAATGGCCTGCTCCCACGCCTGGCGGAGCTGCGGGAGTCGAGCGCAAAGCAGGCGCTCCTGGCACGCAAGCACACGCTGGAGCTCACCCGCTCCTACCCCTTCACCACGGGCTATGTTGTCACCGGCCTCTGCGATACGCCCATCACCACCGCCGGCCTCTACGACGACCTGGGAGAGCTGCGCTATGACCCGTCGGCGTTCAACGGCGACACGGTGCTCTTTATCGAGCCGGACCGGGGCCGTGCCTGGACCGCGGGGGGGGATCGTCCCGCCTGGCCGGACCGCTGGGGAGTCCGTGTGGGCGAGAAGGTGCGGCGGCATGTCGGGGTCTCGCACTTTGGCAAGGGGCTGGGGCCGGGCGCGGTCCTGCGCTGGAGCACGAGCACGGGGCAGAGCGGGCAGCTGACCCTGGCACCGCTGACGACCGGCGAGGTCAAGGAGCTGGGGCTGATCGAGTTTGTGGCACCCGAGAAGGCGCAGAAGCTAACCCTCACCGTGGAGCTCACCGCGGCGGGAAAGACCCTCTCCCAGAACACCTGGCCGCTGTGGGCCTTTGAGACGCCGCGGACGGGGCAGAGTGTCTCGCTCTACGATCCCTTTCAGGTGCTCAAGGGCTTCCCCGAGGCTACTCGCTGGCAGGTGGCACCGCAGACACCGCTTCCCTTGGGGCTGGGAGGGCCGGGGATTGTCGTGACTACCACCTGGAGCGATGCCTTGCTGACCTTCGCTCAGAACGGAGGGCGGGTTCTCTACCTCCAGCCCAACGCCGCGACCGGGCTCCGCGCGACCGAGCTTCCATTCTTCCGCGAGGCGCTACGGCTCTTTGAGAACCACCCGAGCTGGGGGAGCTTTCCGCACGAGAAGACAACGGACCTGCTGTTCTATGGGCTCGCCAGCGACTGTGCCTTGGAGCTCGATGCCCTGCAGAGCTTCGGCGTGGCCCTCACCCCCATCCTGACTCGGGTGGACGCGCGGACATCGAAGCTTCATTCCTATATCTGTGAGGCGCAGGTGGGGGCAGGTAAGCTCCTGCTGACCACTCTACGCCCCTACGGTGGCCTAGGAGACCAGCCCTCCGGCCTTGAGCGCGCGACTTGCGGGGTAGCTCTCTTACGCGCTTGGCTGGAGTGGCTGGCTCGGTGACGGGCTACATCTTTTTCTTGTCGCCCGACATCTTGGACTTATCTGCCATCTTGCTGCCCATCTTTCCCATCTTGGTTTTCTCGGCGGCATGCATCTTCTTGCAAGCGGCACACTCGGTGGGCTTGCCCATTTTCTTGGTCAGCTTGGCACACTCGGCGCACTGCATCTTGCCGGCCATCTTTTTCTCGCCGCCCATCTTATCCATCTTGCCCATCTTGTCTTGAGCGAAGCTGGGGCTGAGCAGGGTGCCGAGGGTCAGGGCTACAGTGGCCAGGGTGAGTAGGTTCTTCATGATTGTTTCTTGTCTCCAGGGTTCGGGAATGTCCCGTCTGCTCAAGAAACAAACCAGAAACCCGAAAAGTTCAGAGCTTCGAAAAAATCTTCTGGGTGGTAAAATTAGGACAGTATGAAAGCTATTGTCAAGTCCCTCGCCGGGGAGGGTGCCACGCTCCAGGATGTCCCTACCCTCACTACCGCGCCCTTTGGGCATGTTCTGATCAAAGTACAGTCCGTTGCCATCTGTGGCACGGACTTTCATGTTTATAGCTGGGATGCCTGGGCTGCGGGCCGGGTCAAGCCGCCCGTGATCATGGGCCATGAGTTCTCCGGGACAATTGTCGAGGTGGGCGAGGGGGTGACCAGCCTGAAGGTGGGGGACTTTGTCTCCGGGGAGTCGCACAAGGTCTGTGGGCACTGCCTCCAGTGCCGCACGGGCCAGGGGCATGTCTGCCGCAACACGCAGATCTTTGGGGTGGATACTGATGGCTGCTTCCGTGAGTTCTTCGCGGTCCCTGAGGCCAGCGTGATCAAGAACGACCCGCGCATTCCCCCGCACATCGCTTGCCTCCAGGACCCGCTGGGCAACGCGGTCCATGCGGCGATGCAGGGCGAGCTGGCCGGGCGCAGTGTCGCCGTGCTGGGCTGTGGTCCCATTGGGCTGTTTGGGGTGGCGGTCTGCCGAGCACTGGGCGCGGGCGTGGTCTTTGCCTCGGACACGTCGCGGTATCGCCTAGAACTGGCCCAAAAAGTGGGCGCGGATCACCTTTTCCAGATTCCCGGCGATGACTTGGAGGCTGCCGTCCTCGATACCACCGATGGCCAAGGGGTCGATGTGGTGCTGGAGATGAGCGGTGCGCCGCCCGCGATCCAGCAGGCCATGCGCCTCGCCCGCCCCGGTGGCCGCGTCTCGCTCATGGGGATTCCGTCGCGCCCGGTGGAGCTGCGTATCTCGGAGGACATTATCTTCAAAGGCCTGACACTCCATGGCGTGGTCGGCCGCCGTCTCTACGAGACCTGGACCACAATGCAGAGCCTGCTGGCCAACAACCGCATCAATGTCGAGCCGATCCTCACCCACCACCTGCCCTTTGCGGACTTCGAGCAGGGGATGGACCTGATGCGCTCCGGGCAGTGCGGCAAGGTCGTGCTGGATGTCAGCACCGCCGATTAGAACGGCGGTGCTGGAGAGCGTCGTGCCCCCCCGATCAGAACGGGGGGGCTGGAGAGCCTTCGGCTGCGAAGGCCGTTCCGGCCATACCGAATTATGGCCGAAGGCCTTTGTGTCCGAGGCACGAGGACAGCAAGACGCCCCCGTTTATGGGGGCGAGACGCCCCCCTCCCACGGGGGCGATAAAATAGCCTATGGTGCAGCGCCAGACCTTCTCGGAGTTTGACACGGATGCGCTCTTTGAGACACACTCCGCGGTGTTGCGGCGGGAGAACCAGGCGCTCCGTCGTCGGCGCAACCTCGCGCTGATTTTTCTCACTCCTTTATTTTTTATTGTGGCACTTCCCGTAACACTGCCGCTGGCTCTCTTGACGGTCGGCCTAGAGGCTCCCTTCCTAAGCATCCCCTGGATCTGGCAGGGCATCCACAAGCACTTTAGCAAGCGCAGTGTGGCCTGGCACGACAGCGCTTGGCCCCTGCTACGCCTGCTTCCGACACTTCGTCGGCTTGAGCACCTGGACACCCTCCTCACGCTCCTGGGGGAGCTGATGCCGGAGATGCATCTGGATGTGCAGACATTTGTCCGGGATGTCCAAGACCACCTTGCCCGGCGGCTCCGCTATCTCACCACCGACGAGGCCCTGCAGCTCTCCGAGCCCGCCCGCCGGGCACTGGTGCTGGTTGTGCAGCGCCGTGCCAGCGGGAAGTGGGCATCGTCTGAGCTTGCGGTGATCGCGCTCCTGACACTGGCCGCTGTGGCCGATACGCGCGCCATACGCGCCGCAGAACGGCTAGAGCGGGGGCACTACGACGAGCACCTGCGGGAAGCGGCCACCGAGTATCTCCGAGCGGCAAGGCGATAAAATAGGCCATGCTGCGCACGATCTCGACTCTCTGGCTGACAGTGCTGCTGTCGGTGGGCATCTTTCTCTCGATCGGGGTGTCTGTCCAGCGCTACCAGAAAAACCGGCGTGCCTACTACGAGCAGCGCCGCCTCGTGGGAATACGGGAGGTGGTCGCTCGGGCCGAGCCGCTGATCGCAGCCATCCGCGCCTATGAGAAAGAGCACCACAAGCCGCCGGCAAGCCTTGAGGCACTCGGGATAGCGCTCCCCCCGCTGGGGCCAATCGCACGCAGAGGCTGGGAGTATAGCCTTGAGGAAACCAGCTCTTGGACGCTTGCGATCTCCGTGGACACGGAGTACACGCCCAATAATGGCATTCTTTCCTTCGGCGATACGTTTGCCTACCACTCCAATGGGCGCTACCCCCACGATGCCTACGGGGGCACTCTGGAGCGCTTTGGAGCGTGGGGCTACTACTGGGAGTAGTGCCTAAGATGCAGAAGCTTCGCATGCGTGACCCCGACCAGGAGTGGCTCCGTGAGCGCTTGCGGTTGCAGCTGAGGAGCGACGAAAAACCGACACTGGTGGACGATGTTGCTCCTGAGGTGGCACTCTCGCTACTTGCGGAGGAGCTCCTTGACCAGGCAAGGCAGGACCAGCGGACCCTGAGCCGGCGCTGGTCGGAGTACCGGTTCCAGCTCTTTGACTGGACAACGACTTTCCTCTTGATCTTTTGCTGGCCTGCG is a window encoding:
- a CDS encoding glycoside hydrolase family 2 protein; amino-acid sequence: MDRRRFLQSTALGVWTMSEPEQPQEPARGWELRREGAKEWKPATVPGCWERDGIPGAVCGPVWYRTAPPAPTSGGAGTRLWWELDAVSYHCEGFADGAKIGEHTGLWDAFAWELPAGARELTLKVEKPGNERFPVKQTLAGFLPYVWGTWGGPWQDVRVRATGPARIQSVFALGELSGRLSGDIELDVAPGAAATLELRLSDAEGKVVVGRTLQASGSGKVPFELQLAKPQLWSPESPTCYLLTVVVGVGGRLSDQQTRTVGFRKLQVEGDRILLNDQPIYFRAPLSWGWYEQSMAPNPPLEVFEQELKKLKALGFNGMKLCLWIPPRRYFELADRLGVLLWVELPLWLPEKSAFFTQQTPGEYERIVRQIGDHPSIVLWTIGCELGEGLDTAFQGKLYAQVKKQTGSTLVRDNSGSAECYGGPLPEHADYWDFHLYCDLPFARTTFDAFAPRWRERQPFLFGEFADQDALRDLPAILKRDKTPPWWTLSDPQRNPKGVRWEYAVTEQRKALEENGLLPRLAELRESSAKQALLARKHTLELTRSYPFTTGYVVTGLCDTPITTAGLYDDLGELRYDPSAFNGDTVLFIEPDRGRAWTAGGDRPAWPDRWGVRVGEKVRRHVGVSHFGKGLGPGAVLRWSTSTGQSGQLTLAPLTTGEVKELGLIEFVAPEKAQKLTLTVELTAAGKTLSQNTWPLWAFETPRTGQSVSLYDPFQVLKGFPEATRWQVAPQTPLPLGLGGPGIVVTTTWSDALLTFAQNGGRVLYLQPNAATGLRATELPFFREALRLFENHPSWGSFPHEKTTDLLFYGLASDCALELDALQSFGVALTPILTRVDARTSKLHSYICEAQVGAGKLLLTTLRPYGGLGDQPSGLERATCGVALLRAWLEWLAR
- the tdh gene encoding L-threonine 3-dehydrogenase translates to MKAIVKSLAGEGATLQDVPTLTTAPFGHVLIKVQSVAICGTDFHVYSWDAWAAGRVKPPVIMGHEFSGTIVEVGEGVTSLKVGDFVSGESHKVCGHCLQCRTGQGHVCRNTQIFGVDTDGCFREFFAVPEASVIKNDPRIPPHIACLQDPLGNAVHAAMQGELAGRSVAVLGCGPIGLFGVAVCRALGAGVVFASDTSRYRLELAQKVGADHLFQIPGDDLEAAVLDTTDGQGVDVVLEMSGAPPAIQQAMRLARPGGRVSLMGIPSRPVELRISEDIIFKGLTLHGVVGRRLYETWTTMQSLLANNRINVEPILTHHLPFADFEQGMDLMRSGQCGKVVLDVSTAD